One window of the Fusobacterium animalis 7_1 genome contains the following:
- the rpsJ gene encoding 30S ribosomal protein S10 produces MASNKLRIYLKAYDHTLLDESAKRIAESAKKSGAVVAGPMPLPTKIRKYTVLRSVHVNKDSREQFEMRVHRRMIELLNSTDKAISSLTSVHLPAGVGIEIKQV; encoded by the coding sequence ATGGCTTCTAACAAATTAAGAATCTATTTAAAAGCATATGATCACACTTTATTAGATGAATCAGCAAAAAGAATAGCTGAGTCTGCTAAAAAAAGTGGAGCAGTAGTAGCAGGTCCAATGCCTTTGCCTACTAAAATTAGAAAATATACTGTTTTAAGATCAGTGCATGTTAATAAAGATTCAAGAGAGCAATTTGAAATGAGAGTGCACAGAAGAATGATAGAATTACTAAATTCTACCGATAAGGCTATTAGTTCGTTAACATCAGTTCACTTACCAGCTGGTGTAGGGATAGAAATTAAACAAGTTTAA